The sequence ACCTCAGCAGCACCAAAAAGAAATATTCCTTACCACTCACAAACGACTGTAAAAACACACCTATAAAGTTGCACTCATGGCGCCCCGCATGCATTTTCTTTGGACTCGAAAGAGTTGATttaggggagaaaaaaaaaaagatggaagaAACTACCAAATGCCTTAGAACGGATTCATTATTTACGCGGCCACAGAGGGATCGAGCACGTGGCCCATGAATAACACCGCTTCGGTTGTGTCCTCCCTGATCAAGAAAAAGAACGGGTGATCAGCAACGAAGTccggaggaggacgaggcgcCCTGCAACAACCCTCAAGCATCATGAAAGAAGCGGCGGCTGCTTCGGTTCCTTCCTCATTAACTTCGATGAAAGATTTGTGCAAAATCAATGTTCGGGCGATGGGTGAATCGGCTATTTCAGTCAGGCCCCCGTCCCCACAGAAGAGCAAATGTACTCCCATCTCTTTTAGAACTCGAGGTGCATCCAACCCGCaagatattttgaatttggggATCTTCAACTCTCCCAATTTGACCTCCCGCTTCGGGAGATGGCGGTTTAGGAACTCGGGATCGGAACTCAACTTATCAATTAAACTCCATAGCCCATCTCGATCGTCGGGCAAGAAAATATACATGGAAAATTGTCTCCTATCATTCCCTTTTCTATATGGAAGCCTTTGTCTCCTATCATTCCGTTTTCTATACGGAAGCCTGAGCACTTTGAAGTCATCGAATGAAGACATGAACTGCATTTCCGGATTCGTCATGAAGGGCACTAGCACAGAATTTCCGTTGAGCAAGTGGAACTCACCGTCTTCCGTTCCTGATGCGTCGAATCTATCAGCCCAAGCCCCTTTAAAGTAAATAGCATTACCGAGCACCACCCTAGTGAATTGGTTGATAGCTCTACCGGAAATCATACTCTTTGTAAGACCATTTGTTGCCGAACTAATCCATGAGTTAATTTGATCAGTAATTTCATCAGCCTAAATtaataggaaagaaaaaaaatattaataaacaaATACAGCAGCGTTCAGATTGGCTTagaaaaaaggggggaaaaaccGAATCTGCAACACTGGTTTACCTGCCAACAATTTTACTGATAAGTAAAATTAGCAGCAGAAgaaatatttttgtcttttaaaaaattaaataagtatTATTTATTGAAGTTGATTTGCAAAACCGAGACtaacaaaaaaatcaatataattCCAGCTTAATCAATACCCAGAATCCTTAATTCCTTATCATTCCAAATTCAGGATAGATAACTAGAGGGGTGgcaaaaggataaaaataaaaaaaaaaaaaagaaagaaagaaagaaaaagttcaGTTACAGAAAGATTAGTATGCATGGACTGAAGTGAGAATTTATGGCAAGATATATAACAAAACTG is a genomic window of Ananas comosus cultivar F153 linkage group 13, ASM154086v1, whole genome shotgun sequence containing:
- the LOC109719201 gene encoding serpin-ZXA-like, with the translated sequence MSTRRLASSPPPPPLPETRFAPKKAIRAMSLSEFVAHQTAFALRLAQRVAAAESKKGANFAFSPLSLHALLSLAAAGTRGPALDELLAVLCPGATADDVATLAARVVGRVLADASAGGGPRVSFANGVWVDASLSLQAAFAEIAASAYKAEIQSVDFQTKADEITDQINSWISSATNGLTKSMISGRAINQFTRVVLGNAIYFKGAWADRFDASGTEDGEFHLLNGNSVLVPFMTNPEMQFMSSFDDFKVLRLPYRKRNDRRQRLPYRKGNDRRQFSMYIFLPDDRDGLWSLIDKLSSDPEFLNRHLPKREVKLGELKIPKFKISCGLDAPRVLKEMGVHLLFCGDGGLTEIADSPIARTLILHKSFIEVNEEGTEAAAASFMMLEGCCRAPRPPPDFVADHPFFFLIREDTTEAVLFMGHVLDPSVAA